The sequence ATCTGATATAATATAAAACCATGTTATCCGCCATTTGTTTTTGATAAACATGTCTTCATGGTTAAACAATCATCATAAAAAAGACCCTACACAATGGTCGAACGATGCAAGTGTGTGACACATGCATGCATTTAAACAGAAGTTGGGATATTGCTGCcgcaaatattatttataaattatgaaGAAGAGAGAGGTAACCATTTGTCCTACGCCAGGACAGTAACATATTTTGGTATCTATCCTCTTATCTACCCACttcaagattttatatatatgtcgTTACAAGATGCTCCAAGTTGGATTATATTAGCTTTGATAAATTCTAACATAGAATAAAATAAGGCAACAAAGACGTGTCTTCCTATGACACAAGAGGTTTATGTAATTTGGTGGCAACATGGATttgtaattattaattttatattggaGAATGATTCATTCATCTACCATGTTAATGGGAATACGATAATGGGTTGGTTATCCATGCCTGGTAGTGAATAGAGCAAGTTATTGAAATATTGAATGAATTAGTCTACTGAGCTCATACGTTGGATCTCCAAGTAATTCATTCTAAATTCTATCATAATTGCTATTTGCCTTTCCATTCTATCCGTCTAAAGCAGCATTACTAGTTCTGAACAATTGTatacaaattttatataaattgatgatttatttacggtaaaaatttgtgtgagacggtctcacgggtcgtattttgtgatacagatatcttatttgggtcatccatgaaaaagtattactttttatgctaagagtattattttttttattgtgaatatcagtatggTTAacacatctcacagataaagattcatgagaccgtctcacaagaaacataTTCTATATTTACATAACCTattctaattaatatttatttcttaCAGTAATGACTaaattacaataaatatttttcatcggatcatgaaatgtatgtagTAAATAATGAATTATTGTAAAGATCAACATGAGTATGATATATTAATGGAGCAAAACCATTAAATAatgaatatcaaataaaatcgaTTATAAGTCTTATGTACAAGAATGAATTTCCACCAaccaaaatgtttttaaaacaaacaaataaaaacaatgaatttcccaatattaattaatttcctAATTCTGCAGCTGTGCTGATTTTGTTCAGAATATTTCCGATTTTGTTGCCAGCGAGAGACGCGATTTCTTGGCAGGGTGTGGGCTTTCAACTTCATCTTCAACGCCGGAGCCAAATCCCGGCCAGAAATTCGGCAAAGCTGGCAGATTCAAGTCGAAGTCTCTGTGTGTAACGGTGGATCCCGCACCCTCCGAAGACGTCACCGTACCGTTCCCTGCACCGACGTTGCCTTCGTAGTGGCGGCGCTTGTGGCCTCCCAAGGCCTGCCCTGTGGGGAAGCGCTTGTGACAGATGGAACACTCGTGGGTCTTCCCGCTCAGTGCTGTAACAGAACTAGTGGAGGTCGTGGCGGCCGAGGTGGAGGTAGTAGAGTTCTCATCCCCGCCGTTAAGCTTGCGGTGGCTGGCTTTGTGTCCACCCAAAGCTTGGTAGGATCCAAACGCCTTGTTACAAACAGAACACTTGTAAATTAACTTAGCCGAGTCCACCGCAACTGGAGGCGGTGGAGTTCTGGTCCGAGTTTGTGAATTCTTATCCATCATCACTGGGACAGATGTAGAAGTGACACCGCGAGCGAGCATGATAAGACAAAGAGCCAAGTACTCTTCCTCAGTGGGTTCCTGCGTTTCAACGCTTCTTGGACGCTTTGATCTCTTGCCTTTGGTCCATGAATCAAGTTGATACATCAGACTGGCATGATCATTCTCGTATAGAAACGAGGGAGGCGCAGAAGCAGTCGGCGAGTTCAAAGCTTCAAGCGCCATGTTTAAGTGATCAAGAAAACGAAGAGAGAAGACCAGAAAGATACTGTATGAATTCGATATACATATGTGAAATGCTATTGGGTTTTAtataaagaagaagaagaagaagaatagcCACGGTGGGAAAAGGGGATAGGAAGCTGCGTGACAAGTGTGAGGAAAAGAAGAGTTCTACTCAAACTTGCAGCCAAAGTACAAGAAGAGTCCATGGATTCGACAAcacgttttat comes from Primulina huaijiensis isolate GDHJ02 chromosome 2, ASM1229523v2, whole genome shotgun sequence and encodes:
- the LOC140965262 gene encoding zinc finger protein ZAT10-like; translated protein: MALEALNSPTASAPPSFLYENDHASLMYQLDSWTKGKRSKRPRSVETQEPTEEEYLALCLIMLARGVTSTSVPVMMDKNSQTRTRTPPPPVAVDSAKLIYKCSVCNKAFGSYQALGGHKASHRKLNGGDENSTTSTSAATTSTSSVTALSGKTHECSICHKRFPTGQALGGHKRRHYEGNVGAGNGTVTSSEGAGSTVTHRDFDLNLPALPNFWPGFGSGVEDEVESPHPAKKSRLSLATKSEIF